The genomic region GCCGACCACATCCGGCGGGCGATCTCCGCCCAGCGCGCATTCACCATGCCCACGAGGTCCGCGGGCTGGAGGTTCCGCAAACCCTCAGCCTGGCTCTCCGATAGGATGCTCCCGCTGGAGGCCAGGAAGCGGGTCCGCAGCTCCAGCAACCAGTCCGCGACGCGCCTGATCAGCGAGGGCAGCCGGCCCGCGAGTTGCGTGACCTGGCTCTCGACGGCCGGGATGAGCAGCACCAGGAGCAGCGCCAGCGCGCCGAGGAACGGGAGCAGAACGATAGCGATCGCGAGGCTGCGCGGGACCCGGCGTCGCTCGACCGCCGCGACCAGTGGCGCGAGGAGATAGGCGATGGCGAGCGCGAGAATGAATGGAGCGAGCAGCGCGCCCGTCACGTATAGGACCCAGATCGCCGTCAGCGCCCCCGTCGTGCCAAGGAGCCGCGCGACCGTGCGGTTGCCGCGTTGCGGCCAGAGAACGATGCAGAGCAGCGGGAATACGATGATCGGCGAGAGGATCCCTCTGACGTACCATAGGAGCAGGGCGAGGAGGAACACCACCGGCGCGACTTCCACGGCCAGGCGCGCGGGCTGCAGCGCCGGCGAGGGCGTCGGGCCAACTTGGGGCTGGTTCATGCCCGCTACGCTACCACGCCTGACGGCCGGTCACAACCCGCCGCACCAGCAGCATCACCCCGGCCGCCAGGAGTAGGTGCACCCAGCCGGCGCCGAGCGGCACGAGAAACCCGAGTACTATCCACGCCACCAGCGCCATCAGCGCTACTGCCAGTGTCAAGTTCACCGTGTCCTCTTTCGCCTTTCTCGCGTCGACTGTCCCTCGCTGCAACTCTGCGACTCTGCAACGCTATTCATAGAAGTTCCTCTCCCACTGATGTTTCTTGAGTTCTTTCAACAGTCCGACCGACAACACCCTCCCATCCGACACCCCGCAGTTGGCCCTCGCATGCTCCGGCGTCCTCATCCCGGGGATCACGGTGCTCACCGCCGGGTGACTCAAGCAGAAGCGCAACGCCCCCTCGACGAGCGACGCGGATTCCTTCAGGATCACCGGCTGGAGCCGCGTCACCCGCTCCGCGACCTCCGCCTTCCGGGTGTCCGTGAAGTACTCGTTACGCCAGTCACCGCGTGGGAACGTCGTTTCGGGGCCGATCCCGCCGGTGAGCCCGCCCTCGTCCAAAGGCACCCGCGCGATGACTCCCACGTTGCGTTCGCGGCAAAGCGGGAACAGCTCCCGTTCCGGCGACCGGTCGAAGATGTTGTATATGACCTGCACCGACGACACGAGGTCGCATCGTCGGACCGCCTGGAGCGCGCTGCCGGGGTCATGGTCGTTGATCGAGATACCCCATGAGCGCACCGTTCCCTCGGCCGTGAGAGCCCCCATCGTGCGCTCTACGTCGGGCCAGTCCGCGTCGAGGAGCCATTCGTCCCGCCAGACGTGGAACTGCAGCAGGTCGATCGGGCGCGCCAGGTTCCGTGCGCTCCGCTCGGCGCACGCCCTGACATGGGAGGCCGGGAACACCTTGCGGAGGGAGATTCCGCGTCGGGCCGGCCACTCGTGGTTCTGGGGCGGGATCTTGGTTGCGATGACAACGCTCCCGTTTCGGTCCCGCAGCACCCGCGCGACCAGTTTCTCGCTGTGGCCGTCGCCGTAAGTCAGCGCGGTGTCGATGAAGTCGAGCCCCAAGTCCAGCGCGGTGGCGAGTGCCGCCAGCGACTTGTCATCGTCGCTACCGTGCCACATCGCGCCGCCGATGCCCCAGGCACCGAAGCCGATCTCCGAGACGCGGTAGCCGGTCTTGCCGAGCGAGCGGTGATTCATCCTTTTTCCCTTCTTGACGTCCCACTCGGGGTCCCCTACCTTAGCGATCAGACCTTCGAAGATGGGAGCGGAGAGACTAATTATTGAGCCAACATGTCCGGTTAGGTCCCATATACGTCGGCGGACGTCACGCCCCTTCGCGGGGGTAGGCGGAACCCAATGCGCGGGACCAATCCTTACAATCGGGCTTCAATAATCCTCTCCGTTCCCTGTTACTCCGAGCCCCGGCCGCAAACGCCGGGGCTTCTGCCATTGGCCGCCGGCCGTTGCGTGGCGTCGGCGGTCCGAGAAGCCAACGGCCAACGGCTAACGGCCAACCGCTCTCCTCCTCCGATTCTCCCTGAACACCTCGCCGAACACCCGCACCGCCGCGAAGTCCTGCCGTTTCGTCGCGAACATGATCACCAGCCAGGCGCACCAGAGCATATACAGCACCGTCACTTCCTCGCGCCAGGACGGCACGAGGAACTGCACCAGCCACAGCACGAAGAGGCTCGCCGCGTCGACCCAGTTGAACTTCATGTTGCAGAGCAGCAGCATGGCGAGGATCGACTGCGCCATGGTGAGCGCGATCTCCACCTGCTGCTCGCCGTCGAACCGGAACGGCTGCCACCCACGCCCGGCCGCATGGGACGACCACCCGTACACCAATGGGATCATCGCCGCGAGTATGGTCCACTGGTTGATGTTGCTGGATACCATGTTCATGAGGGCCATTGGCGCCTTGCTCACGCGGCGGGCCCAGTAGAAGGCGGACAGCTTCTCCGGGAACTCGGAGAGGAACGGCGCCACCCACTGCACTAGCACGAACTCGGAGACGCCGAGCAGTGCGGCCACGGCGAGCATGGACTCGAGGAAGGGGTGGGCGGTAACGTAGAGCAGCACGCCACCCAGCACGAAAAGCCCGGTGATCGCGACGATGCGCCTCCGGCCGCCGAGCTGGTAGGCCCAGCGCGAGACGACGGGCGCCTCCTCTAGCTCCTCCGTGTCGTGAGGCGGGCACTGCCACAGCACCCAGAGATAGGCGAGGTAGAGGGCGAGCAGGACGCCGGCGTCCACCATCGAAATGGAGCGCTTGAAGTAGATGAAGACGAAATACGCGAGCGGCGGTGCCAGCCCCACGACTTCGACCGCGTGCTCGCGCTCCAGCACGATCTCCGGCAGGCGGCCGCGCGTCTTCCGTCCGAAGTAGGCCGCCACGAAGAAGATCATCGGCCAGCCCAGCCCGATGAGCAGCCGTATCGCGCCGGTGAGGTTGGCGATGGCGAGATGGGCCCGGCTCGGGTCCTTGCCCGCCTCCCACGCGATCACCGCCTCCACGGCGAACTCGGGGAGCGTCTGGAGCCAGGCCAGCAGGGCGAGGGCGAGTCCCTGCGATATCAGGAACTGCGCGGCCTCGGCGCCCCACGCCACCAGGAAGGCCGAGAGGAGTATGGCGGGGAACGTCCACAGCGCCGCGAGCGCGCTGCCGGCGGAGCTCGCCACGCCAAGCAACGGCGCGACCGGCGTCTTGACGTTCATCGGGGCTGGGGCATTATCTGATTATCATTCAGCGGGCGAAGTCTACCGGACCCGCCCGAACCCAACAAGCGGACGCCATGCCTCCACAGGTCACCGTCACCCGCCGGGCGCACTTCAACGCGGCGCACCGCCTCCACGACCCCGCGCTGTCCGAGGCCGAGAACGCTCGGATCTTCGGACCGTGCGCGAACCCCAATTATCACGGCCACAACTACAATCTCGATGTCTCGGTGACGGGGGAGATCGACCCCGCGACCGGCTACACGATCGACATCAAGACGCTGAAGGACCTGATCGAGTCGCAGGTGTTGAGCAGGTTCGACCACAAGAACCTCAACCTGGACGTGGCCGAGTTCCGGGATACTATCCCGACGGCGGAGAACATCGTGCTGGTGTGCTGGCGGCTCCTCGCGCCCGTCATCCCGCGGGGCCGGCTCTCGCGAATAGTGCTTTGGGAGACGGAGCGCAACCTCGTCGAGTATACGGGAGGCTGAGTTGGACCTGTCGAAGGTGGAGTTCGAGGCGCTGGTCGCGGAGATGCTCCGCCGCCTGGGCGAGGACCCGGAGCGCGAGGGGCTCAGGAAGACGCCCGAGCGCGTCGTGAAGGCGATGCAGTGGATGACGCGCGGCTACGCGACCGACCCGTGCGAGATCATCAGCAAGGCGATGTTCCAGGAGAAGCACGAGAGCATGGTCCTGGTCCGGGACATCGACTTCTACTCGATGTGCGAGCACCACATGCTCCCGTTCTTCGGGAAGGCGCACGTGGCCTACATTCCGGGCGGCAGCATCGTCGGACTGTCGAAGGTGGCGCGGGTGGTGGACGTCTACGCGCGGCGGCTCCAGGTGCAGGAACGCCTCACCGACCAGATCGCCGACGCGGTCCAGGGCACGCTCGACCCCACCGGCGTGGGTGTGGTGATCGAGGCCCACCACCTCTGCATGATGATGCGTGGCGTCGAGAAGCAGCACTCCAAGGCGGTCACGTCGGCGGTGCGCGGCACCTTCCGCGACGACCCGAAGACGCGGGACGAGTTCCTGCGGCTCGTACACGGCGGCCTCAGCCTGGTATGACGGAGCCGCCGCTCTTCGGCCGCACGGCCGTCGTCGCGGGCGCCTCGCGCGGGATCGGCCTCGCCATCGCGGAAGAGCTCCAGAGCGCGGGCGCGCACGTGGTGCGGCTCGCACGGAGCCTCGCCGACGCGGAGAGCGAGCGCCGGACCGACGTCCGCTGCGACGTGACCAAGCCCGAGGACGTGCGGCGCGCCGCGCGGCGCGTGCTGAAGGCGCCTGGACCGCCGGACATCCTCGTCAACAACACGGGCAGCTTCCTGCTCAAGGCCCTGACCGAGACGACCCCGGTCGAATTCGCGCGCGAACTCGCCAACAACGTGGTGGGTCCCTTCGTGGTGCTGCGCGCCTTCCTGCCGGCCATGATCGCGCGGGGCAGCGGTCTGGTGGTCACCATCGGGTCGATCGCCGATCACCGGGCGTTCCCCGGGAACGCTGCCTACGCGGCGGGGAAGTACGGAGTGCGCGGTCTGCACGAAGTGATGGCGGAGGAGCTGGCGGGCACCGGCGTGCGCGCCACCCTGGTTTCGCCGGGCCCCACCGACACCGATCTCTGGGACCCGGTCGATCCCGATGCCCGGCCGGGATTCACCAAGCGGAAGCAGATGTTGCGCTCCGAAGACGTCGCCGAGGCGGTGCTGTTCATCGCCACCCGTCCTGACCGGGTCGTGGTCCCCGAGTTCCATATCGTGCCGAGGATGTGATGGACGGACCGATGCGCCAGCGCGCTGGCGCGCCGGCGCGCGGCCTGCTCGCTCTGGCGACGGCGGGGGCCGCGCTAGCGACGCCGCTCTCCGCCCAGCGGCGGCCCGCTCGGCCGCCGACGCCGTACGTGGCGGCCACCGCGCCTTCGGCCCCGCACCTGCCACCGCTGCCCGATTCGTCCGGCTGGGGTGTGCATATCCTCGCCCTCGCGCGCGGGCCCGACGGCTCGGTCTGGGTGGGCACGTACGGCAACGGGATCTTCGTGCTGCGCCCCGGGGCGCGGCAGTGGGAGAACCTCCGCCGCGTCCGCGGTGACTCGACCGGGCGCTCGATTTCCATGGACTTCGTGCACGCCTTCGCGTTCGGCGCCAGCCGGGAGGTCTGGTACGGGACCGTTGGGAACGGGTGGGGGTTCTCGCGCGACGGCGGCCGCACCTGGCGCAACTGGGAGTACGCCCAGCTGGGGCCGCGCTGGCAGTACGTCGCGCCCAACGGGATCGTGACGCGCGGTGACACGGTCTACATCGCCACGGCGGACGGCATCCGCTTCACCGCGGACGATGGAGCGACCTGGGACTCGATCATGGACGCGGGCGCGGGTGCGCTGCCGAGCCGGTACGTGCTCACCGTCGCGCCCGCGCGCACCGGCGGCCTCTGGGTCTCGACGCTGCGCGGCGTCGGCGAGTGGCGGTCCGGCCACGGCTACCGCGCCACCTACCCATCGCCCACGCCCGCTCTCGGCGCGCGGGTGCGCGCGGTCTTCGTGATCCAGGCGCCCGGCGCGGTGGCGCCGGCCGTCCTCGGCAGCGAGCGCTGCGCGGGCGGGATGCGGCCCAAGCGTCGCGCGGAGCCGGCAGTCTGGCGGTGCATGGGTGTGCTGATGCGGGAGGCGCCACCAGGCGGCCGCGCCGTTCGCGCCCTCGCCGGATGCGATGGCCGGCTCTGCGCCGTCGCCACGAGCACCGGCGCGATATTCGGCGCCCGCATGGGCCTCACGGTGCAGGCGGCTCAGGGCACCGCGCGCTCCCGGGACGTTTACGCGGTGCTCTCGCCTCCGAACAACGAGCCCGGCGATACCCTCTTCGGGACGGCCTGCGGGTTCATCGGCCAGCAGCCCGCGGCATGCGCCGCGGCCGGCGACACGACCGGCGTGAGCGCGCCGGCGGCGCCGCGGCACACCTGGTTCGCCCGGCCCATCGCCCCCGCCGATCAGCCCTACATCGACCAGACCTACCGTTACGGCTCGACGATGGGCGGCTTCTTCCAGCAGCACCAGGGTGTCGAGTTCAACAACCCGGTCGGTACGCCCGTGCTGGCGATCGACGCGGGCGTCGTCGTGCACGCCGGCCCCGCGGAGCAGGGCAGCAACACGGTCGCCATCCGGCACGACAGCCTGCTCACGGTCTCCGAGGGCGGACGCGCGAGCCGGATGCACATCTTCTCGACGTACTACCACAACTCGCGCCTGCTGGTGAGCGCGGGAGACCGGGTGCAGCGCGGCCAGCGCATCGCGCTCGCCGGCAGCACCGGCCGTGCCACCAATGATCACCTGCACCTCGAGGTGCACGCCGCGCCCACCGACTCGCTGCGCGCAATCGTGGACCCCGAAGTCCGTTACCCGCCGTACCCGCGCAACCCCGAGCTGTGGATCGAGCCACTGCCGGGCACGGGCATCGTCGCGGGACAGGTGTGGGACGCGCAGGGGCGGCCGGTGCCGCAGGCCCGCGTCTACGGAATCGTGAAGCCCGAGCCGCAGGAGACGCCGTTCAGCTACGCGGAGACCTACGGCGAGCACAACCACCCCGACCCCTCCTACGGCGAGCATTTCGCCGTCTCCGACGTGCCGCCCGGCGAGTACGTCCTCGGCGTGGAGATCGATCACCACAAGGTCTTCCGCCGGGTGCGCGTCGAGGCGGGCAAGGTGACCTGGGTGGAGTTCCGCCCGTGATGTCTGCGCGTCGGCGCGGCTGCGCGTCTGCCGACTGACCGCGTTGTTCATCGAGCTCACCGAGATCCTTCGCTGTCCCGCCGGGCACGATGAGTCGTATGTCGTTTGCGTCCCCGTGGAGATGGATGGAAGGCGCGTCATCCGAGGCGGGATCGGCTGCCCGGTGTGTCATGCCGAGTACGCCATCGTGGACGGGATCGCCCATTTCGGGTCGCTCGGTACCACGCCCCGCTCTTCGCTCCCTGGTCCTTCCTACGATGCCGCTGCCTTGCAGGCTTTCCTCGATCTCGAGGGCCGGGGCGGCTACGCCCTGCTGGTCGGCGCCGCGGCACGCCTCGGGCCGGAGGTCGCGGCGCTCGTGCCGGGGGTGCGCTTCTTCAGCGTGAACCCGCCTGACGTGGTGCGTCCCTCAGAGGCCTTCTCGGTGCTCCGTTCGCCGCGCGCTCTCCCGGTGAAGACCGGTTCGGTGCGCGCCGTGGTCCTGGGCGCCGACCATGCAGCCGAGCCCTGGCTCACCGAAGCCGTCCGCGTACTGCTCAAGGGGCTCCGCCTCGTGGTGGAGAACGATACCGCGGCGCCGGAGGGCATCGCCGAGCTGGCCCGCGGCGCCGGGCTTCTGGTGGGGGAAAAACTCGGCCGCTAGATTGGGGGGACAATGCTGCTCAAGCGGTTCTACGATACCAAGCTTGCCCAGGCCAGCTACCTCGTCGGGTGCCAGCGCACCGGCGAGGCGCTGGTGATGGACGCCAACCGCGACAGCGCCCAGTACCTCGAGGCGGCGCGCACCGAAGGGCTGCGCGTCACGCACGTCACCGAAACGCACATCCACGCCGACTACCTGTCCGGCAGCCGCCAGCTGGCTCAGCGCGCCGGCGCGAAGCTCCTGCTCTCGGGCGAGGGCGGGCCGGACTGGCAGTACGCCTTCGCGAACGAAGCGAACGCGGTCATCCTGAAGGACGGTGACACGTTCAAGGTCGGCAACGTGGTGGTGAAGGCGTTGCACACGCCGGGCCACACGCCGGAACACCTCTCGTTCGCGATCACGGATGGCGCCTCCACCGACCGTCCGATGGGCGTCTTCACCGGCGACTTCATCTTCGTGGGCGACGTGGGCCGGCCCGACCTGCTCGAGCGTGCCGCGAAGATCGCGGGCACCATGGAGGCCGCGGCGCGCCAGCTCTACGCCTCGCTCCAGCGCTTCAAGCAGCTCCCCGACTACCTCCAGCTCTGGCCGGCGCACGGCGCGGGCTCGGCGTGCGGCAAGGCACTCGGCGCGGTGCCGCAGACCACGCTCGGCTACGAGCGGTTCGCCAACTGGGGTCTCGCCTCGGAGCGCGAGGACGACTTCGTGCGCGACGTGCTCGAGGGCCAGCCGGAGCCGCCGGCCTATTTCGCCCAGATGAAGCGGCTCAACCGGGACGGTCCGAACATCCTGGGAGGATTCAAGCGTCCCGAGCGCCTGCCCGGGGCCGCGCTGGCCGAGCTGCTGGCCAAGGGTGCGGTCGTCGTGGATGTGCGCGGCACCGCGGCCTTCGCGAAAGGCTTCGTGCCGGGGACCATCAACCTACCGTTGAGCAGCTCGTTCCCGACTTACGCCGGTTCGCTCCTCTCATACGAGAAACCGGTCTATCTCCTGTCCGACGAGGAGCGGGTGCACCGGATCGAGGAGCCCGTCCGCGATCTGGCGCTGATCGGTCTGGACGACGTGAAGGGCTTCCTCGGCGGCGATGCCTTCGATGCGTGGCGCGCCGCGGGCCGTGAGCTGGGATCCGTCCCGCAGACGACCGCGGAGGCGCTCGCCCCTAGGCTGGCGAAAGGCGAGGTCTTGGTCGTGGATGTCCGGGGGAGGTCGGAATGGGACGCCGGGCACATCGCCGGCGCCGCCCACCTCCCGCTGGGTTCGGTGCCCGATCGCCTCGCCGAGATCCCGCGGGACCGCACGGTGGTCATGCAGTGCGAGACCGGATCGCGGTCGGCGATCGCCGCGAGCGTGCTGAGGCTGCACGGGTTCCGTCAGGTGGAGAACCTGACCGGCGGCTTCGTGGCCTGGAAGGCGGCCGGGTTGCCCGTCGCTAGCGCGTAGCGGCCGCGCCGCCCTCCGGCTCCTCGTAGAGAGCGTCGATCTCCCGCTGCAACCGCTTCTCGACCACTCGCCGCTTCACCTTCAGCGTCGGCGTCAGGTCGCCCGCCTCGATCGAGAAGTCGTTCTCGACCAGCAGGATCTTCTTCGGCATCTCGTACTTGGCCAGCTCGTGGAGCATCTCGAAGACCTCACGCTCCATCTTCTCCCTGACCTCCGCCAGCAGGATCAGTTCCCGCCGGTCCTTGAAGCCGAGGTTCCGCTTCTTCGCCCACGGCTCCAGGTGCTCGTATTGCGGCACGACCAGCATGATGCAGAACCTGCGCTTGTCGCCCAGCATGACCGCGTTGGCCACGTACTTGCTCTTCTTCACCATCGCCTCGATCGGCTGCGGGGCGATGTTCTTCCCGCCCGCCGTGACGATGAGGTCCTTCTTGCGGTCGGTGATCTTGAGGAACCCGTCCGGATCGAACTCGCCGATGTCGCCGGTGTGGAACCAGCCGTCGGGGTCCAGCACCTCGCGCGTGGCCTCGGGCTTGTTGAAGTAGCCCTTCATGATGTGCGGCCCCCGCGTCAGGATCTCGCCGTCGGCCGCGATCTTCACTTCGACTCCGGGGATGATCACTCCCACCGTGCCCAGCCGCTTCTTCTGTAGCGTGTTGACGGCGATGACGGGCGAGGTCTCGGTCAGGCCGTAGCCTTCGAGGATCGGCAGGCCGGCGGCGAAGAAGAACTTCGCGATGTCGGCCGGGAGCGGTGCGCCGCCCGAGACGAAGAAGCGCAGCCGCCCGCCCACCCGCGCCTGGAGCTTCGAGAACACCAGCTTGCTGGCGATGCCGTACTGGAGCGAGAGCCCGCCCGGAGGCTGCTTTCCCGCCAGGACGCACTCCGCATAAGTCTCGCCGACTCGCTTGGCCCAGAAGAAGATGTGCTTCTTGATGGGCGAGGCGAGCGCGTTCTCCAGCGCCCGGGCGTAGATCTTCTCGTAGACCCGCGGCACCGACATCACCACCGTCGGCCGCACCTCTCCCAGGTTCACGACCAGGGTGTCGATGCTCTCGGCGTAGTTGATGGTCGCGCCCTGGAAGAACGTGCCGTAGTGACCGGCCATCCGCTCGAAGATGTGCGACAGCGGCAGGAACGAGAGCGTGGAGTCCTCGGGCGTCATGGGGATGACCTGCGCCGTCGCCACGCAGTTCGAGTAGATGTTGTTGTGCACGAGCATGACCCCCTTGGGGTCGCCCGTGGTTCCCGACGTGTAGATGATCGTGGCGACGTCGTCGGGCTTCGCGGAGAGGGCTTCCTGCTTGAAGTTCTTCCCTTCGCCCGCGGCGTCCGCCGCGGCGCCCGCCGCATACGCGTCGGCCAGCGGCATCACGCCGGAACCCGCCGCGTCCGGGTCGAACGCGATGACGTGCTTCA from Gemmatimonadales bacterium harbors:
- a CDS encoding AI-2E family transporter, producing the protein MNQPQVGPTPSPALQPARLAVEVAPVVFLLALLLWYVRGILSPIIVFPLLCIVLWPQRGNRTVARLLGTTGALTAIWVLYVTGALLAPFILALAIAYLLAPLVAAVERRRVPRSLAIAIVLLPFLGALALLLVLLIPAVESQVTQLAGRLPSLIRRVADWLLELRTRFLASSGSILSESQAEGLRNLQPADLVGMVNARWAEIARRMWSA
- a CDS encoding aldo/keto reductase gives rise to the protein MNHRSLGKTGYRVSEIGFGAWGIGGAMWHGSDDDKSLAALATALDLGLDFIDTALTYGDGHSEKLVARVLRDRNGSVVIATKIPPQNHEWPARRGISLRKVFPASHVRACAERSARNLARPIDLLQFHVWRDEWLLDADWPDVERTMGALTAEGTVRSWGISINDHDPGSALQAVRRCDLVSSVQVIYNIFDRSPERELFPLCRERNVGVIARVPLDEGGLTGGIGPETTFPRGDWRNEYFTDTRKAEVAERVTRLQPVILKESASLVEGALRFCLSHPAVSTVIPGMRTPEHARANCGVSDGRVLSVGLLKELKKHQWERNFYE
- a CDS encoding 6-carboxytetrahydropterin synthase; translation: MPPQVTVTRRAHFNAAHRLHDPALSEAENARIFGPCANPNYHGHNYNLDVSVTGEIDPATGYTIDIKTLKDLIESQVLSRFDHKNLNLDVAEFRDTIPTAENIVLVCWRLLAPVIPRGRLSRIVLWETERNLVEYTGG
- the folE gene encoding GTP cyclohydrolase I FolE, coding for MDLSKVEFEALVAEMLRRLGEDPEREGLRKTPERVVKAMQWMTRGYATDPCEIISKAMFQEKHESMVLVRDIDFYSMCEHHMLPFFGKAHVAYIPGGSIVGLSKVARVVDVYARRLQVQERLTDQIADAVQGTLDPTGVGVVIEAHHLCMMMRGVEKQHSKAVTSAVRGTFRDDPKTRDEFLRLVHGGLSLV
- a CDS encoding SDR family oxidoreductase is translated as MTEPPLFGRTAVVAGASRGIGLAIAEELQSAGAHVVRLARSLADAESERRTDVRCDVTKPEDVRRAARRVLKAPGPPDILVNNTGSFLLKALTETTPVEFARELANNVVGPFVVLRAFLPAMIARGSGLVVTIGSIADHRAFPGNAAYAAGKYGVRGLHEVMAEELAGTGVRATLVSPGPTDTDLWDPVDPDARPGFTKRKQMLRSEDVAEAVLFIATRPDRVVVPEFHIVPRM
- a CDS encoding M23 family metallopeptidase, yielding MDGPMRQRAGAPARGLLALATAGAALATPLSAQRRPARPPTPYVAATAPSAPHLPPLPDSSGWGVHILALARGPDGSVWVGTYGNGIFVLRPGARQWENLRRVRGDSTGRSISMDFVHAFAFGASREVWYGTVGNGWGFSRDGGRTWRNWEYAQLGPRWQYVAPNGIVTRGDTVYIATADGIRFTADDGATWDSIMDAGAGALPSRYVLTVAPARTGGLWVSTLRGVGEWRSGHGYRATYPSPTPALGARVRAVFVIQAPGAVAPAVLGSERCAGGMRPKRRAEPAVWRCMGVLMREAPPGGRAVRALAGCDGRLCAVATSTGAIFGARMGLTVQAAQGTARSRDVYAVLSPPNNEPGDTLFGTACGFIGQQPAACAAAGDTTGVSAPAAPRHTWFARPIAPADQPYIDQTYRYGSTMGGFFQQHQGVEFNNPVGTPVLAIDAGVVVHAGPAEQGSNTVAIRHDSLLTVSEGGRASRMHIFSTYYHNSRLLVSAGDRVQRGQRIALAGSTGRATNDHLHLEVHAAPTDSLRAIVDPEVRYPPYPRNPELWIEPLPGTGIVAGQVWDAQGRPVPQARVYGIVKPEPQETPFSYAETYGEHNHPDPSYGEHFAVSDVPPGEYVLGVEIDHHKVFRRVRVEAGKVTWVEFRP
- a CDS encoding MBL fold metallo-hydrolase, encoding MLLKRFYDTKLAQASYLVGCQRTGEALVMDANRDSAQYLEAARTEGLRVTHVTETHIHADYLSGSRQLAQRAGAKLLLSGEGGPDWQYAFANEANAVILKDGDTFKVGNVVVKALHTPGHTPEHLSFAITDGASTDRPMGVFTGDFIFVGDVGRPDLLERAAKIAGTMEAAARQLYASLQRFKQLPDYLQLWPAHGAGSACGKALGAVPQTTLGYERFANWGLASEREDDFVRDVLEGQPEPPAYFAQMKRLNRDGPNILGGFKRPERLPGAALAELLAKGAVVVDVRGTAAFAKGFVPGTINLPLSSSFPTYAGSLLSYEKPVYLLSDEERVHRIEEPVRDLALIGLDDVKGFLGGDAFDAWRAAGRELGSVPQTTAEALAPRLAKGEVLVVDVRGRSEWDAGHIAGAAHLPLGSVPDRLAEIPRDRTVVMQCETGSRSAIAASVLRLHGFRQVENLTGGFVAWKAAGLPVASA
- a CDS encoding AMP-dependent synthetase/ligase; this translates as MPTPTQPGTLTQLFFDTIARFGSKPAALRYKAGGRWNDMTHAELEKRVRHLGLALKRLGVHRGDRVAILSENRPEWAIADFAALCIGATDVPCYPTLPAPQIRYILNDSGAVAILVSSAVQLAKILEIRAECPALKHVIAFDPDAAGSGVMPLADAYAAGAAADAAGEGKNFKQEALSAKPDDVATIIYTSGTTGDPKGVMLVHNNIYSNCVATAQVIPMTPEDSTLSFLPLSHIFERMAGHYGTFFQGATINYAESIDTLVVNLGEVRPTVVMSVPRVYEKIYARALENALASPIKKHIFFWAKRVGETYAECVLAGKQPPGGLSLQYGIASKLVFSKLQARVGGRLRFFVSGGAPLPADIAKFFFAAGLPILEGYGLTETSPVIAVNTLQKKRLGTVGVIIPGVEVKIAADGEILTRGPHIMKGYFNKPEATREVLDPDGWFHTGDIGEFDPDGFLKITDRKKDLIVTAGGKNIAPQPIEAMVKKSKYVANAVMLGDKRRFCIMLVVPQYEHLEPWAKKRNLGFKDRRELILLAEVREKMEREVFEMLHELAKYEMPKKILLVENDFSIEAGDLTPTLKVKRRVVEKRLQREIDALYEEPEGGAAATR